A single genomic interval of Salinarchaeum sp. IM2453 harbors:
- a CDS encoding tRNA (guanine(26)-N(2))-dimethyltransferase: MRVTEGSVEIDIPGTSQEEIEEDVFYNPNQVLNRDLTIAVLRAYRDVNSNASTYLDAMAASGIRGIRAAAEGWDATLCDTNPEAVSLCKQNLAHNDLEGTVVHKDANAHIHQHSYDVIDIDPFGSPIPFADAALSNAHDLVCITATDTAPLCGAHFNAGIRRYDSVPRNTEFHPEVGLRTLISTLARTAARYDRAIQPLLSHSTRHYHRVYLAFEDGAQVADSALENLGYLLYCPECLYRETQYTRFPSFSDECPNCESEQTVIGGPLWLAETTDSEFTTRVQQRIDESLEDPDNVSTLIESVDDEITTPTHYDQHKLCQRWSRPASAMDDFLDAIRDAGYQASRAHYSGTAFKTPATVTEIRKATKSL; the protein is encoded by the coding sequence ATGCGCGTCACTGAGGGGTCTGTTGAAATTGATATTCCGGGGACATCACAGGAGGAAATTGAAGAAGATGTGTTTTACAATCCAAACCAAGTGCTCAATCGCGATCTAACGATCGCCGTCCTTCGCGCTTATCGCGATGTAAATTCTAATGCATCAACGTATCTTGATGCGATGGCTGCTTCTGGAATTCGAGGAATTCGCGCTGCTGCTGAAGGATGGGACGCTACACTTTGTGATACCAACCCTGAAGCAGTGTCACTGTGTAAGCAGAATTTAGCCCACAATGACCTTGAAGGGACAGTTGTGCATAAAGATGCCAATGCACACATTCACCAGCATTCCTACGATGTTATTGATATTGACCCATTTGGTTCTCCCATTCCGTTTGCCGACGCCGCCTTATCAAATGCACATGACCTTGTCTGTATTACTGCAACCGACACCGCACCGCTCTGTGGTGCACATTTCAACGCCGGAATTCGGCGCTATGATTCTGTTCCCAGAAATACTGAATTTCATCCAGAAGTAGGGTTACGGACTCTCATTTCGACTCTTGCCCGAACTGCAGCACGATATGACCGTGCTATTCAACCATTGCTATCACATTCGACTCGTCACTACCATCGCGTCTACCTTGCCTTTGAAGACGGAGCACAAGTAGCTGACTCCGCTCTTGAGAACCTTGGATATCTTCTGTACTGTCCAGAATGTCTTTACAGAGAGACCCAATATACACGCTTTCCATCATTCTCTGATGAGTGTCCTAACTGTGAAAGTGAGCAGACTGTCATCGGGGGTCCACTATGGCTTGCCGAGACCACTGATTCTGAATTTACAACACGTGTACAGCAACGGATTGATGAATCTCTCGAAGATCCTGACAATGTTTCTACCCTCATAGAATCGGTTGATGATGAGATTACGACACCGACACACTACGACCAACACAAACTTTGTCAACGATGGAGTCGTCCAGCCTCCGCAATGGATGACTTTCTTGATGCCATACGCGATGCTGGCTACCAGGCCTCTCGAGCACACTATTCGGGAACTGCGTTTAAGACTCCGGCAACTGTAACTGAAATCCGGAAAGCAACCAAATCCCTGTGA
- a CDS encoding amidohydrolase, producing MSLLIEGGQVLRPDFSTERADVLVEDGIIQSIGDIEDGDRILDATGSIVIPGLINAHTHVAMTLLRGYSDDKQLDAWLQEDIWPVEAELTAADVRAGAELGLIELIKSGTTAIADMYFSMDEVVDAVQQAGIRARLGYGAITVGKDDTDAHEEMKTSLEFAVEYDGSADGRIRTAFMPHSLTTVGEEYYREYIPKARDHEIPIHIHANETQDEVTPIVEEHNKRPLRYAADMGLLEPSDFLAHGVHLDDSEISLLTDRGSSVIHCPASNMKLASGVAPVQKLLDANVSVGLGTDGAASNNTLDMIDEMRDAALLGKVGTGDASAVPAESVLHMATAGGANAIDIGSGIIKEGEPADLAVIDLNRPHLNPVHDPVSHVVYAANGGDVRHTICDGQILMRDRTVLTLDEQAVRRRANNRAEQLIVRATT from the coding sequence ATGTCGCTACTTATCGAAGGAGGTCAGGTCCTCCGTCCTGATTTTTCAACGGAAAGAGCAGACGTTCTTGTTGAAGATGGAATAATTCAATCAATTGGCGATATTGAGGACGGCGACCGTATCCTCGATGCCACGGGGAGTATTGTTATACCGGGATTGATAAATGCACATACCCATGTCGCAATGACCTTGCTTCGGGGGTACTCTGACGATAAACAACTTGATGCTTGGCTACAGGAAGACATTTGGCCTGTTGAAGCAGAACTCACAGCGGCCGATGTTCGGGCAGGGGCTGAGCTTGGACTGATTGAGCTTATCAAATCTGGCACAACAGCAATTGCGGACATGTACTTCTCCATGGATGAGGTGGTAGACGCAGTACAGCAGGCCGGAATCCGTGCTCGTCTCGGATATGGTGCTATTACTGTTGGCAAGGATGATACCGACGCTCACGAAGAAATGAAGACCAGCCTTGAGTTTGCTGTTGAATACGATGGATCTGCCGATGGACGAATCCGCACTGCATTTATGCCACATAGCCTCACAACAGTTGGTGAAGAGTACTACCGTGAATACATACCAAAGGCCCGTGACCACGAAATCCCAATTCATATTCATGCGAACGAAACACAGGACGAAGTAACCCCGATTGTCGAGGAACATAACAAGCGGCCTCTCAGATACGCTGCAGATATGGGACTGCTTGAACCAAGTGACTTCCTCGCACATGGAGTACATCTTGATGATTCTGAAATATCACTACTTACTGACCGTGGGAGCAGTGTTATTCACTGTCCAGCTTCAAACATGAAACTAGCGAGTGGTGTTGCACCTGTACAGAAGCTGCTTGATGCGAATGTTTCAGTCGGACTTGGAACTGACGGTGCCGCCTCAAATAATACTCTGGATATGATTGATGAAATGAGGGATGCAGCACTACTCGGAAAAGTTGGTACGGGCGATGCTAGTGCAGTTCCAGCCGAGTCGGTTCTTCACATGGCGACAGCCGGTGGCGCGAATGCAATTGACATTGGAAGTGGGATTATTAAAGAAGGTGAGCCAGCTGACTTGGCAGTTATTGATCTTAACCGTCCGCATCTTAACCCTGTCCATGACCCAGTAAGCCATGTTGTTTATGCTGCCAACGGCGGTGACGTCAGGCACACAATCTGTGATGGCCAAATCCTAATGCGTGATCGCACTGTCCTAACTCTTGATGAGCAAGCAGTCCGTCGTCGAGCTAACAACCGTGCAGAACAACTAATCGTCCGAGCAACCACATAG
- a CDS encoding adenosylhomocysteinase: MSEYPSISNQVEDIDALREEGQQKMSWARQHMPIIEHLREDYRSNQPFEGYTIGMAMHVEAKTAVLVELLAEGGAEVAITGCNPLSTHDDVSVALDSHPSITSYARHGAEDEDYYAAIDAVLSHSPEITIDDGMDMVAAVHEDHPELIDTIIGGAEETTTGVHRLRAMDEDGELNYPVFAVNDTPMKRLFDNIHGTGESSLANIAMTTNLSFAGKTVVVGGYGYCGKGVAKKAAGQNAHVIVTEVEPRRALEAHMEGYEVMPMNEAAAKGDIFITTTGNRDVITEDDFEQLRDGAVLANAGHFDVEIDLDTLSDMAADQYTAREGVEAYEMPDGRRINVLAEGRLVNLASPVSLGHPAEVMDQSFAIQAVCVRELIEHGDKYEPGVHDVPDRLDQEIAEIKLDAEGVDIDTLTDTQQEYLDSWDHGT, encoded by the coding sequence ATGTCAGAGTATCCTTCGATTAGTAATCAGGTTGAAGACATTGATGCACTTCGAGAAGAAGGTCAGCAGAAAATGTCTTGGGCCCGCCAGCACATGCCAATAATCGAGCACCTTCGTGAAGATTATCGCTCAAACCAGCCCTTTGAAGGGTACACGATAGGCATGGCGATGCATGTTGAGGCTAAAACGGCTGTTCTAGTTGAACTCCTTGCCGAAGGAGGTGCGGAGGTAGCAATCACCGGCTGTAACCCTCTCTCGACGCACGATGATGTTTCTGTAGCACTTGATTCACACCCTTCTATCACCAGTTATGCTCGACACGGCGCTGAAGATGAAGACTACTATGCAGCAATTGATGCTGTTCTCTCTCACAGCCCTGAAATCACTATTGATGATGGAATGGATATGGTCGCTGCCGTCCATGAAGATCATCCAGAACTTATTGATACCATCATCGGTGGTGCAGAGGAGACCACAACCGGCGTACATCGATTGCGAGCTATGGATGAAGATGGTGAACTAAACTACCCAGTATTTGCTGTCAATGATACGCCCATGAAAAGACTCTTCGATAATATTCATGGCACCGGTGAATCTTCATTAGCTAATATTGCGATGACTACAAACCTATCATTCGCAGGTAAAACCGTAGTTGTCGGCGGCTATGGATACTGTGGAAAAGGGGTCGCAAAGAAAGCAGCAGGGCAGAATGCACACGTCATTGTCACTGAGGTTGAGCCCCGACGCGCACTCGAAGCTCATATGGAAGGATATGAAGTCATGCCGATGAACGAAGCAGCAGCCAAAGGGGATATCTTTATCACAACAACTGGTAATCGGGATGTTATTACTGAAGATGACTTTGAGCAGCTGCGTGACGGTGCTGTTCTTGCTAATGCAGGTCACTTTGACGTAGAAATAGACCTTGACACTCTTTCTGACATGGCAGCTGACCAATACACTGCTCGTGAAGGAGTAGAGGCTTATGAAATGCCGGATGGACGTCGGATCAATGTTCTCGCTGAAGGTCGGCTTGTTAACTTAGCCAGCCCGGTTTCTCTTGGCCATCCAGCAGAAGTGATGGACCAGAGCTTTGCTATTCAAGCTGTCTGTGTTCGTGAACTTATCGAGCATGGTGACAAGTATGAACCCGGAGTCCATGATGTTCCAGACCGTTTAGACCAAGAAATCGCTGAAATCAAACTCGACGCAGAGGGCGTTGATATTGACACACTTACTGATACACAACAGGAGTATCTCGACTCTTGGGACCACGGAACATAA
- the hjc gene encoding Holliday junction resolvase Hjc gives MSNSKGDRRERELVNLLDDAGFAVMRAPASGSATERELPDVLAGNTERFYAIEAKSSASDSIYIGGEEVEALVYFAQNFGAKPRIGVRFDREDWYFFHPSELYVTDGGNYRVKRSTAIAEGTDFNELAGHSKQTRLVDDEDEESPVRDILEAVESGSISIEEAEAILDA, from the coding sequence ATGTCGAATTCGAAGGGCGATCGGCGTGAACGTGAACTAGTAAATCTCCTTGACGATGCTGGATTTGCTGTTATGCGCGCACCAGCCAGTGGGAGTGCCACAGAACGCGAACTTCCCGATGTTTTGGCCGGAAACACTGAACGGTTTTACGCAATTGAAGCCAAGTCGAGTGCGAGCGATTCCATCTATATCGGTGGTGAGGAAGTAGAAGCTTTGGTTTACTTTGCACAAAACTTTGGCGCAAAACCTCGTATTGGTGTTCGATTTGACCGTGAAGACTGGTATTTCTTCCATCCTTCTGAACTATATGTCACTGATGGTGGTAACTACCGCGTTAAACGATCAACTGCTATCGCTGAGGGGACCGATTTTAACGAGCTCGCTGGCCATTCCAAACAGACCCGACTTGTAGACGATGAGGATGAGGAATCTCCGGTCCGTGATATTCTTGAAGCTGTTGAGTCTGGATCAATCTCTATTGAAGAAGCCGAGGCAATTTTGGACGCGTAA